The following proteins are co-located in the Polystyrenella longa genome:
- a CDS encoding DUF4230 domain-containing protein translates to MIQSTEHNVAGSLEATNHTDDSFLRTGQARTISLVFNGLFGFIAILLFAGVASLLYSQQQKTLTETSMASHIDETGRLRPLSEVAEITRSLNLVTVVIDSKVRVRMSADSWRGDVSAVVEAPVRYVYGVDLSNLEPNAFHAGKVFGGYDIEVPRPKRIAVEVDGSNPIDEVVQVTGTRFRTRAGEYYLGLARKKLYEQAKKETLSEEEMKKVHDTTKEQIEDLVRRFVGERAYVNVRYENKL, encoded by the coding sequence ATGATTCAATCGACCGAGCACAATGTCGCTGGCTCACTTGAGGCGACCAACCATACCGATGATTCGTTTCTGAGAACAGGTCAGGCCCGCACGATTTCGCTGGTGTTTAACGGTCTTTTCGGCTTCATTGCGATTCTCCTCTTCGCTGGCGTTGCCAGTCTGCTTTATTCGCAGCAGCAGAAGACATTGACCGAGACGAGTATGGCGTCCCACATTGATGAAACGGGGAGACTTCGTCCACTATCTGAGGTTGCTGAGATTACTCGGTCCCTAAATCTAGTCACAGTCGTAATCGATTCCAAAGTACGAGTAAGAATGAGTGCGGATTCCTGGAGGGGCGATGTGTCCGCAGTCGTCGAAGCCCCTGTTCGTTATGTCTATGGCGTTGATCTCTCCAATCTGGAGCCAAATGCGTTTCATGCTGGAAAGGTCTTTGGTGGCTACGATATTGAGGTCCCACGCCCGAAGCGAATCGCGGTAGAAGTCGATGGGAGTAACCCGATTGATGAAGTCGTTCAGGTCACTGGCACCCGGTTTCGTACTCGGGCAGGAGAGTACTACCTGGGATTGGCCCGAAAGAAACTCTACGAACAAGCCAAAAAAGAGACACTCTCGGAAGAGGAAATGAAAAAAGTCCACGACACAACGAAGGAACAGATTGAAGATTTGGTTCGTCGTTTCGTAGGTGAGCGGGCCTACGTGAATGTTCGCTACGAGAATAAGCTATAA
- a CDS encoding sigma-70 family RNA polymerase sigma factor: MIKVPPPTISARCPENQSVENSDTWPRGLPESLQGSGSRLRRVICVQTRQLIRHSAFSEADRQDIEQELALEVLKKVDKFDPRRAQLTTFIDRLIKNKATSMIRSRTAAMRDYRRNSASLNASMPDGHGECVEHSLVLSETAAKRHTRQSPRDHLESAQLKEDLASIWSKLSSRQRELMQLLQESSPNAISRRPGWSRRQVAKTKAELRQLFEDEGLQKYL, from the coding sequence TTGATAAAGGTTCCCCCCCCGACGATTTCGGCACGATGCCCTGAGAATCAATCGGTTGAGAATTCTGATACCTGGCCGCGTGGATTGCCGGAATCATTACAGGGTTCCGGTTCGCGCCTCCGGAGAGTCATTTGCGTCCAGACGCGACAGCTGATTCGCCATTCCGCTTTCTCAGAGGCAGATCGGCAGGACATCGAACAGGAACTGGCTCTCGAAGTCCTGAAGAAGGTCGACAAATTTGATCCACGTCGGGCGCAACTCACGACGTTCATTGATCGCCTCATCAAGAATAAGGCGACGTCGATGATTCGATCGCGCACAGCCGCCATGCGCGACTACCGCCGTAATTCTGCGTCCCTAAATGCATCGATGCCGGACGGACACGGTGAATGCGTCGAACATTCATTGGTGCTGTCCGAAACAGCGGCAAAAAGACATACGCGACAAAGCCCTCGTGATCATCTTGAATCAGCTCAGTTGAAAGAAGACCTCGCTTCGATCTGGTCAAAGCTTTCCTCTAGGCAACGTGAACTCATGCAGCTTTTACAGGAATCTTCGCCCAACGCCATCAGCCGGCGTCCAGGCTGGTCGCGGCGACAGGTGGCGAAAACGAAAGCCGAGCTACGCCAGCTCTTCGAAGACGAGGGGCTTCAAAAATATTTGTAA
- a CDS encoding Rrf2 family transcriptional regulator: protein MTDELELEEDELKTLGILVEQSQQGATGMEKHILYKEVSDISQSRFRGILIYLLGLKLITLTRRTIILQDCPRVQYLGDGPIKLRKSKIVWFYDATAEGIQFFRRSKKHASNSEPQPSLDRASVEVRNGMQVIKTRSKRIGHMKATSSGVQHIRAQERQSDEILSPNEQYILIAMFEMQSTDSDSRQTQAKIDEKAFGPTCDSNALKSVFSKLKKRGFILASTGPRGGYWLSEKGNARAKILKYSMNKEDYQ, encoded by the coding sequence ATGACAGACGAATTGGAGTTGGAAGAGGACGAATTAAAAACTCTGGGCATTCTTGTAGAGCAATCTCAACAGGGGGCAACTGGAATGGAAAAACATATACTTTACAAAGAAGTCTCGGATATTTCACAATCTCGTTTCCGAGGGATTCTGATTTATTTACTAGGTTTGAAACTGATCACACTGACGCGCCGAACGATAATCCTCCAAGACTGCCCGCGTGTTCAATACCTTGGTGATGGACCAATCAAGCTTAGAAAAAGTAAAATTGTGTGGTTTTACGATGCGACCGCTGAAGGAATACAGTTTTTTCGCCGCTCAAAAAAACATGCCTCAAATTCGGAACCTCAGCCTTCTCTCGACCGAGCATCCGTGGAGGTGCGGAATGGAATGCAAGTGATCAAGACCAGGAGTAAGAGGATAGGTCATATGAAGGCAACTTCGTCGGGTGTCCAGCACATTAGAGCGCAGGAACGGCAGTCCGATGAAATACTGTCTCCCAACGAACAATATATATTGATTGCGATGTTCGAAATGCAGTCGACTGATTCTGACTCCCGCCAAACCCAAGCGAAAATTGACGAAAAGGCATTCGGTCCGACTTGCGATTCTAACGCATTAAAATCTGTATTTTCTAAGTTAAAGAAACGAGGGTTCATCCTCGCTAGTACTGGTCCGCGCGGAGGTTATTGGCTTTCGGAAAAAGGGAATGCGAGAGCAAAGATCTTGAAATACTCTATGAATAAAGAGGATTACCAATAA
- a CDS encoding DUF2924 domain-containing protein: MALNIKKELAVMERKSVRELREVYEDVFGEACRSNHKQWIIKRVAWRMQANVEGDLSERARKRAEELAKDADLRMKSPVNRSPAEPQTGMRRVTGKITSSHDRRLPMPGTVLIRDYKGEEIQVMVLPNAFEYHGETFKFLTAVARAVTGLHCNGFRFFNLTDKKASK, translated from the coding sequence ATGGCATTGAACATCAAGAAAGAACTCGCGGTAATGGAGCGAAAATCTGTTCGTGAACTGCGAGAGGTATACGAGGACGTGTTTGGGGAGGCGTGCCGATCTAATCACAAGCAATGGATCATCAAGCGGGTCGCCTGGAGAATGCAGGCCAACGTAGAAGGCGATCTGTCCGAGCGGGCGCGGAAACGGGCCGAAGAACTCGCCAAAGATGCTGATCTGCGAATGAAATCGCCCGTAAATCGATCCCCTGCGGAACCGCAAACCGGAATGCGACGCGTGACTGGAAAGATCACTTCATCGCACGACCGTCGTCTTCCCATGCCCGGGACGGTTCTCATCCGAGATTACAAAGGAGAAGAAATCCAGGTTATGGTCCTGCCCAACGCTTTCGAATACCACGGTGAGACCTTTAAATTTCTTACCGCAGTGGCCCGCGCCGTTACGGGATTGCACTGCAACGGGTTCCGCTTCTTCAATCTGACGGATAAGAAAGCAAGCAAATGA